From a single Methylosinus sp. H3A genomic region:
- a CDS encoding ABC transporter ATP-binding protein codes for MTQPILSARGLVHNFGEGPSAVQVLRNIDIDILPGEVLLLVGPSGSGKTTLVHILGHLLRPTAGAITICGKSTESLDEDRLAALRLQHFGFIFQAHNLFPMLTATENVMVALDLMGVEKDVARVRAHELLDSVGLGHRIDAFPAELSIGQKQRVAIARALAADPEILIADEPTAALDSENGLKAMELLQALARHSRRAVVIVTHDFRIFQFANRVLHLEDGRIVDKPPESSHTFGAGSA; via the coding sequence ATGACGCAGCCCATTTTGAGCGCGCGCGGCCTCGTTCACAATTTCGGCGAAGGGCCGAGCGCCGTCCAGGTTCTGAGGAATATCGACATCGATATTCTTCCGGGCGAGGTTCTGCTGCTCGTCGGGCCCTCCGGCAGCGGCAAGACGACGCTCGTCCATATACTCGGCCATCTGCTGCGCCCGACAGCGGGCGCGATCACCATTTGCGGCAAGTCGACCGAATCCCTCGATGAAGATCGGCTGGCGGCGCTGCGCCTTCAACACTTCGGCTTCATCTTTCAGGCGCATAATCTGTTCCCTATGCTGACGGCGACGGAGAATGTGATGGTCGCGCTCGATCTCATGGGCGTCGAGAAGGATGTTGCGCGCGTCCGGGCGCATGAGCTGCTCGACAGCGTCGGCCTCGGACATCGCATCGACGCTTTTCCCGCAGAGCTCAGCATCGGACAGAAGCAGCGCGTGGCGATCGCCCGCGCGCTCGCCGCCGATCCGGAAATTCTCATCGCCGACGAGCCCACCGCCGCGCTCGATTCCGAGAATGGTCTGAAAGCGATGGAGCTGCTGCAGGCGCTCGCGCGCCACAGCCGCCGGGCCGTCGTCATCGTCACGCATGATTTTCGTATTTTTCAGTTCGCCAACCGAGTTCTGCATTTGGAGGACGGCCGTATCGTCGACAAGCCTCCGGAGTCGTCCCACACATTCGGCGCAGGGAGCGCGTGA
- a CDS encoding ABC transporter permease, which yields MTLLIAWRNLVHDRIRFAITLTGIAFSTILMGIQLGMLLNFVHTISTVVDHAGADLWITAEGVPSVDLATPLQERRRFQAMSVEGVAAAEPYMLHFGFLKRPDGVRQIVIVIGIDPDATMGLPFAMVEGPSAKEALAEPDGAVIDRLYADKLGIRTLGETVEINSHRIRVVGFTDGIRTFTQAPYVFMSLAKARSFFYAPDNDIAYVLVRVAEGHKPEAVAEALAARMSEVEVLTAGQLAWRSQYYWLVTTGAGITLVSSTLLALLVGVVIVAQTLYASTMDRLPEYAVIRAMGGPRSYLYRIIVQQAVLGGVFGAAIGLGVIGVVVIFTRHLSSAPEVPLWLAFGIVVATMLMCVAASIGSLGKVMTIDPVKVFR from the coding sequence ATGACTTTGCTCATCGCATGGCGAAATCTCGTCCACGACCGCATCCGCTTCGCGATCACCCTCACCGGCATCGCATTCTCGACGATATTGATGGGCATTCAGCTCGGCATGCTGCTGAATTTCGTCCATACGATCTCGACCGTCGTCGATCACGCGGGCGCCGACCTCTGGATCACGGCGGAAGGCGTGCCCAGCGTCGATCTCGCGACGCCTCTGCAGGAGCGGCGGCGCTTTCAGGCGATGTCGGTCGAGGGGGTCGCGGCCGCCGAGCCCTATATGCTCCATTTCGGCTTTTTGAAGCGCCCGGACGGCGTTCGGCAAATCGTCATCGTCATCGGCATCGATCCCGATGCGACGATGGGCCTGCCCTTCGCCATGGTCGAGGGGCCGAGCGCGAAAGAGGCGCTGGCGGAGCCGGACGGCGCCGTGATCGATCGCCTCTACGCCGATAAGCTCGGCATTCGCACGCTCGGCGAGACAGTCGAGATCAACAGCCACAGAATTCGCGTGGTCGGCTTCACGGACGGCATAAGGACCTTCACCCAGGCGCCTTATGTCTTCATGTCGCTGGCCAAGGCGCGATCCTTCTTCTATGCGCCGGACAATGACATCGCCTATGTGCTGGTGCGCGTCGCCGAGGGCCATAAGCCCGAGGCCGTGGCCGAGGCGCTCGCCGCGCGCATGTCGGAGGTCGAAGTGCTGACGGCGGGACAGCTCGCCTGGCGCAGCCAATATTATTGGCTCGTGACCACCGGCGCCGGCATCACGCTGGTCAGCTCGACTCTTCTGGCGCTGCTCGTCGGCGTCGTCATCGTCGCGCAGACTCTCTACGCCAGCACGATGGATCGCCTGCCCGAATATGCGGTCATTCGCGCCATGGGCGGCCCGCGCTCCTATCTCTACCGCATCATCGTGCAGCAGGCCGTGCTCGGCGGCGTTTTCGGCGCGGCGATCGGTCTCGGTGTCATCGGGGTCGTCGTGATCTTCACCCGCCATCTCAGCTCGGCGCCCGAAGTGCCGCTCTGGCTCGCCTTCGGCATCGTCGTGGCGACGATGCTGATGTGCGTCGCCGCCTCGATCGGCTCGCTCGGCAAGGTGATGACGATCGATCCGGTGAAGGTGTTCCGATGA
- a CDS encoding HlyD family secretion protein, giving the protein MKFDRPSLAILLVGFAAASSTMSSRAEQALSSSAKLVSQHRVAAAPGVVEPNSKEREISAQIVGVIKEFKVEENDEVTAGQIIAVIDNAEQSARVASAQAQLALRQAELDRILHGARVEELREAKAALSEADAGLKYARRDYERRLPLAKRGVSPQAMLDQAKATLDANEARHTVAAERLAQLETGARPEDIDAARARLRLADAELASAKAMLDKTFIRSPVAGTVLRRAHEVGETVTNVPPTAVAIVGDLRGLKVRAEVDETDIGKVTPDQRVEVVSDAYPGRRFQGRVSWVSFRMGSKFVQTGRPADRVDTKVLQVLIDLDEDAKLPVGLRVDAYLFGELVAAKPAR; this is encoded by the coding sequence ATGAAATTCGATCGGCCGTCGCTGGCCATTCTCCTCGTCGGCTTCGCCGCCGCATCATCCACGATGAGCAGCCGAGCCGAGCAGGCTCTTTCCTCGAGCGCCAAGCTCGTCTCGCAACATCGCGTCGCCGCCGCGCCCGGCGTCGTCGAGCCGAACAGCAAGGAGCGTGAGATCTCCGCGCAGATCGTCGGCGTCATCAAGGAATTCAAGGTCGAGGAAAACGACGAAGTGACGGCGGGACAGATCATCGCCGTCATCGACAACGCCGAGCAGAGCGCGCGCGTCGCCTCCGCCCAGGCGCAGCTCGCGCTCCGCCAGGCCGAGCTCGACCGAATCCTGCACGGCGCGCGCGTCGAGGAGCTGCGCGAGGCCAAGGCGGCGCTCTCCGAGGCCGATGCGGGGCTCAAATATGCGCGCCGCGATTATGAGCGCAGGCTCCCGCTCGCCAAGCGCGGGGTCTCGCCGCAAGCGATGCTCGATCAGGCGAAGGCCACGCTCGACGCCAATGAAGCGCGCCACACCGTCGCCGCCGAGCGGCTCGCGCAATTGGAGACGGGCGCCCGTCCCGAGGACATAGACGCAGCGCGCGCGCGGCTGCGGCTCGCCGATGCGGAGCTGGCCTCGGCGAAGGCGATGCTCGACAAGACCTTCATTCGCTCTCCGGTGGCGGGAACCGTCTTACGCCGCGCGCATGAAGTGGGAGAAACCGTCACCAATGTGCCGCCGACGGCGGTCGCCATCGTCGGCGATCTGCGCGGCCTCAAAGTGCGCGCCGAGGTGGACGAGACCGACATCGGCAAGGTGACGCCGGATCAGCGCGTCGAAGTGGTCAGCGACGCCTATCCGGGACGCAGGTTTCAGGGCCGGGTGAGCTGGGTGTCGTTCCGAATGGGCTCGAAATTCGTGCAGACGGGACGTCCGGCCGACCGCGTCGACACCAAGGTTCTGCAAGTTCTCATCGATCTCGACGAGGACGCCAAATTGCCGGTCGGGCTCAGAGTGGACGCCTATCTCTTCGGGGAGCTCGTCGCCGCCAAACCGGCTCGTTGA
- a CDS encoding TolC family outer membrane protein yields the protein MTAVGAILRPASAETLQSALASAYAYNPDLNQQRAGVRVHDESVAKAWSGLRPNASVIAGLGAQRTDLLVPTIRLPFTHERIYIHNDGNSNPQAVSVNVSQTIFDGGRTFNNVKKAESTVLSARANLRLTEQAILLNAATAYMDVLRDTAILSLRQNNIRVLELQLRNTQDSAAAGYLTETDVAQADAALSQARSDLYGAQARLKKSAATYHRIVGEEPKRLQPAGSVEKLLPRSVEEAVAIATAGHPGVEAAHHQVDVAQFAVHAAEADLLPSASVNGQLSQQNDFIFGLPGWRQFSYGVNVNFRVPLYQGGGDFASIRQAKEQVGQARFGVDSQMGDARANVVGSYASLEAAKLQMKSDRATVKAAELALNGVREEAKVGLRTTLDVLNAQQSLLHARVNTVVSQHDVVVASYAALSAIGRLSRQALNLDAEQYDPELHFEQVRGKFFGIDTP from the coding sequence ATGACAGCGGTCGGCGCGATACTCCGGCCCGCCAGCGCCGAGACTTTGCAATCGGCGCTGGCGAGCGCCTATGCCTATAATCCGGATCTCAACCAGCAGCGCGCCGGCGTGCGCGTCCATGACGAGAGCGTCGCCAAGGCCTGGAGCGGGCTGCGGCCCAACGCCTCTGTGATCGCGGGGCTCGGCGCTCAACGGACCGATCTGCTCGTGCCGACGATTCGACTGCCCTTCACGCATGAGCGAATCTACATTCATAACGACGGCAACAGCAATCCGCAGGCCGTGTCCGTCAATGTCTCGCAGACGATTTTCGACGGTGGCCGCACCTTCAACAATGTGAAGAAGGCGGAATCGACGGTCCTCTCGGCGCGCGCCAATCTGCGACTGACGGAGCAGGCGATCCTGCTGAACGCCGCGACCGCCTATATGGACGTGTTGCGCGACACGGCGATCTTGTCTCTGCGCCAGAACAATATTCGCGTGCTCGAGCTGCAATTGCGCAACACGCAGGACAGCGCGGCGGCCGGCTATCTGACCGAGACCGACGTCGCCCAGGCGGATGCGGCCTTGTCGCAGGCGCGCTCCGATCTCTATGGCGCGCAGGCGCGGCTGAAGAAGAGCGCCGCCACCTATCATCGCATCGTCGGCGAGGAGCCCAAGCGGCTGCAGCCGGCGGGCTCGGTCGAGAAGCTGCTGCCACGCAGCGTCGAAGAGGCGGTCGCCATCGCCACCGCGGGGCATCCCGGCGTCGAGGCGGCGCATCATCAGGTCGATGTGGCGCAGTTCGCCGTGCATGCGGCGGAGGCCGATCTCCTCCCCTCGGCTTCCGTGAACGGCCAGCTCTCGCAGCAGAATGATTTCATCTTCGGTCTGCCCGGTTGGCGGCAGTTCAGCTATGGCGTCAATGTGAACTTCCGCGTTCCGCTCTATCAGGGCGGCGGCGATTTCGCCTCGATTCGGCAAGCGAAGGAGCAGGTGGGCCAAGCCCGCTTCGGCGTGGATTCGCAGATGGGCGATGCGCGCGCCAATGTCGTCGGCAGCTACGCCTCGCTGGAGGCGGCCAAGCTGCAGATGAAGTCCGACCGCGCCACGGTGAAAGCGGCTGAACTGGCGCTGAACGGCGTGCGCGAGGAGGCGAAGGTCGGCCTGCGCACGACGCTGGATGTTCTGAACGCGCAGCAGAGCCTGCTCCATGCGCGGGTGAACACGGTCGTCTCACAGCATGACGTCGTCGTCGCCTCTTACGCCGCGCTCTCGGCGATCGGCAGGTTGAGCCGACAGGCGCTGAATCTCGACGCCGAGCAATATGATCCCGAGCTGCACTTCGAGCAGGTGCGCGGAAAATTCTTCGGCATCGACACGCCCTGA